In Nymphaea colorata isolate Beijing-Zhang1983 chromosome 3, ASM883128v2, whole genome shotgun sequence, a genomic segment contains:
- the LOC116250258 gene encoding isopentenyl-diphosphate Delta-isomerase I codes for MSASTTLFLSRAIRCSTSHCAALRPSPSFADFRSRSLTLVRQILPAARSAPVQLRRTAVSVVQMGEVADAAMDAVQRRLMFEDECILVDEEDHVIGHDSKYNCHLMEKIEAENLLHRAFSVFLFNSKYELLLQQRSATKVTFPLVWTNTCCSHPLFRESELIEEDCLGVRNAAQRKLLDELGIPAKDLPVDQFVPLGRMLYKAPSDGKWGEHELDYLLFIVRDVEVNPNPDEVADIKYVNQEQLRELLRKADAGEEGLKLSPWFRLVVDNFLPKWWNHVENGTLKEAADMKTIHKLA; via the exons ATGTCCGCTTCTACGACGCTGTTCCTCAGCAGAGCCATCCGTTGTTCGACGTCGCATTGTGCTGCCCTCCGGCCTTCCCCTTCCTTCGCGGACTTCCGGTCCCGGTCCCTGACTCTAGTCCGACAGATCTTACCCGCCGCCCGATCGGCGCCGGTCCAGCTCAGGAGAACCGCAGTGTCGGTCGTCCAGATGGGAGAGGTAGCGGATGCCGCGATGGATGCTGTCCAGAGACGGCTCATGTTTGAGGATGA GTGCATTTTGGTGGACGAAGAGGATCATGTTATTGGCCATGATTCAAAATACAATT GTCATTTAATGGAGAAAATAGAAGCTGAAAATTTGCTACACCGAGCATTCAGTGTCTTCTTGTTCAACTCAAAATATGAATTGCTCCTTCAG CAACGCTCTGCTACAAAAGTTACCTTTCCCCTTGTCTGGACAAACACCTGCTGCAGCCACCCTCTTTTTCGAGAGTCAGAGCTCATCGAGGAAGACTGCCTCG GGGTGAGGAATGCCGCACAAAGAAAGCTACTTGATGAGTTGGGAATTCCCGCCAAGGATCTGCCTGTTGACCAATTTGTACCACTTGGCCGTATGCTATACAAGGCACCCTCTGATGGCAAGTGGGGAGAACATGAGC tggattatttgcttttcattgtcCGGGATGTTGAAGTGAACCCGAATCCAGATGAAGTGGCAGATATCAAGTATGTTAACCAGGAGCAGCTAAGAGAGCTGCTCAGGAAAGCAGATGCTGGTGAGGAGGGTCTCAAGCTTTCTCCCTGGTTTAGGCTAGTCGTCGACAATTTCCTGCCCAAGTGGTGGAATCATGTTGAAAATGGCACTCTGAAGGAGGCGGCAGACATGAAGACTATACACAAGCTAGCTTAG